A window of Corythoichthys intestinalis isolate RoL2023-P3 chromosome 14, ASM3026506v1, whole genome shotgun sequence contains these coding sequences:
- the LOC130930129 gene encoding phosphatidylinositol N-acetylglucosaminyltransferase subunit C-like: MGPDDGPGTVVAWRKILWERQPFPDNYVNHCFMEELRRNKGLRQYRYWAVVREAGLVGQQLSCVAIFITLWLYMEEGLLFPGTILVVSLATLLMGYGLYRALGLRVEPVLSHRTCLADLQRATIYLAFIFCISPVLKRLTESLSTDTVYAMSALMLLAHLVSFPYTHPSPTESLSLNVALFASVCLASRLPGTLDTFTMLSCAPMIFALWPCLLRRVKDRVPCHFAVGCAGVCAAGVGGLASRWPGGVVLLVLALVFVILLCPWLLVRLQRDKDNIHGPWDEAEIHEDLSRFLH, from the coding sequence ATGGGGCCAGACGACGGACCCGGTACGGTCGTAGCCTGGAGGAAAATACTGTGGGAGCGTCAACCCTTCCCCGACAACTACGTAAACCACTGCTTCATGGAGGAGTTGCGTAGGAACAAGGGTCTCCGCCAGTACCGCTACTGGGCTGTGGTGCGAGAGGCAGGTCTGGTAGGGCAGCAGCTTTCCTGCGTGGCCATTTTCATTACACTCTGGCTCTACATGGAGGAGGGCCTCCTGTTCCCGGGCACCATCCTGGTTGTCAGCCTAGCTACCCTGCTAATGGGCTACGGACTGTACCGAGCCCTCGGTTTGCGGGTGGAACCTGTTCTCTCACATCGGACCTGTCTGGCCGATTTACAGAGAGCCACCATTTACCTCGCCTTCATCTTTTGCATCTCACCAGTCTTAAAGAGACTGACAGAGTCTTTGAGCACAGACACGGTGTACGCCATGTCAGCCCTTATGCTTCTGGCTCATTTGGTCTCCTTCCCGTACACTCATCCCTCACCCACGGAAAGTCTCTCCCTCAACGTGGCCCTATTCGCGTCAGTCTGTCTGGCATCCCGCCTCCCGGGCACACTAGACACCTTCACTATGCTCAGCTGCGCACCTATGATCTTTGCACTATGGCCCTGCCTGCTGAGGCGGGTGAAGGACAGAGTCCCGTGCCACTTTGCTGTGGGGTGCGCGGGGGTTTGTGCAGCAGGCGTGGGTGGCCTGGCGTCTCGTTGGCCGGGAGGGGTGGTCCTTCTGGTGCTGGCATTGGTCTTCGTGATACTACTTTGCCCTTGGCTGCTGGTTCGGCTACAGAGGGATAAGGACAATATCCACGGGCCTTGGGATGAGGCAGAGATCCACGAGGACCTTAGTCGCTTCCTCCACTGA